Genomic DNA from Luteitalea sp.:
CGGGCGTACGGTGACTCCGTGCCGTACAGCACGTTGTCGAACTCGCGGGACAGGATGTCGCCGGGATCGTCGTTTTGACGTGCGATCGAGGCGCTCTGGCTCTGAACCTCCACCTGGATGCGTCCGGCGTCGAACGCGGGCCGGTGCAACACATCGGCGAACACTTGGAGCACTTCCGGGAAATCTTCCTTGAGCGCGCTGACCGACGCGCGCCCGACATCGAGACCGATGCTGGTCTCCACGGAGGCGGCCTTGCTCTCGAGAAACGCGTCGAGCTCGTCGGGCGGAAGCGACACCGTCCCGCCGGCGCGCAACATCGCGCCGGTCACGCTTGCCAGGCCCACGTCGTCGGCCGGCTCGACGAGCGACCCGGTGCGGATGCGGGCACTCGCGTTGACCAGTGGCAGCTCGTGGTCCTCAATGACCATCAGCACCAGGCCATTCGGCAGCACCACCCGCTCCGGTGTTGGGATGTCGACGGTGGGCAGCGGCGGATACTCGAGATCGTCCGCTTGCTTCACCTGCGCCAGCGCTGGCGCTACGGACAGTAAACCCGCAACGAGCAACCCCACCAGCAGGCGCGATCGCATGGCGAACATACTCATGACTCAGAACTCACAACCCATAACTCAAAACTTACTGCCCTGTCTTCGTCTCTGCCTCGGCGCTCTCCGTGACGATCTGGCCGACAGTCCGGTTCGTATCCTCGAAGAGCTCATTGGCCACGCGCCGGATGTCCGCCTTCGTCACCTTGTCCAGGCGATCGAGGTACCGGAACATCTCGCGCCAGTCGCCAAACAGCGTCTGGTATGCCGCCAGCTGCCCGGCCAGCCCGGAGTTACTGTTGAGCGAGCGTACGAGATCTGCGCGCGAGCGCGTCTTGAACCGCTCCAGCTCCTCGTCTGTGACGTCCTCGGTCTTGAGCTTCTCGATCTCGGCCCGTAGCGCCGCTTGCACCTTCTCGCCTGGCACGCCCACCGCGCTCACGATATAGAACGTGAAGAGATTCGGGTACTTCGATCCAGGGAACCCGCCGAATGCCTGTGCTCCGACGGCCACCTTTTGGTCTCGCACGAGGCTCTTGTACAGACGCGATGTACGACCGCGGCCCAAAATGTCCCCGAGCGCATCGTAGATCGGTTCCTCCGGATCGGTCCCGGCTGGCTTGTGATAGCCCTCGAGATAGAACGGCTGTGACGGATCGCGCAGCGTGAGGACGACCTCAGCGGTCTGCTCCGGTTCGACCGTACGCACAGGAGCCGGCTCCGGCCCGGCAGGGATCCGCTCGAAGTACCGATCGAGGATCGGAATGACTGCCGCCGCCTCGATGTTGCCCACGATGACCGTCACCAGGTTCGCGGGCCTGTAGTGTTTCTGGTAGAAGGCCTCCGCGTCGGTCAGCGTGAACGTTTGTAAATCGCTCATGTAGCCGACGACCGGCTGGTGATATGGGTGCGCGCTGAACGCCGCACCGATGAACTTCTCGACCAGCCTGCCGATCGGTTGGCTGTCGGTGCGCAGGCGCCGTTCCTCCATGACCACGTCGCGCTCCTTGTAGAACTCACGGAACACCGGCCGCTGAAAGCGCTCCGATTCCAGGTACCCAAAGAGCTCGACCTTGTTGGCCGGCAGGGAATAGAAATAGACCGTCGAATCGGCGCTGGTACCGGCGTTGAGCCCGACGCCGCCTTCCCGCTCGATGACTTCACCAAAGGCATTCGGCACCACATAGCGATTGGCGTCCGCCTGCTTCTGCTCGAACGCCTTCTTCAGCTTGTCGACGTCGGCCTTGTCCGGATGGCGCGCAAGCCGTGCCGCTTCGTAGGCCTGATACGCTTGCTCCATCTCCTCGATGGCCAGACGTTCTTTCTCGTAGTCCGTTGTCCCGATGTTGGGCGTGCCCTTGAACGCCATGTGCTCGAACATGTGGGCGAGACCCGTGATCCCTGGGATCTCCTGCGCCGATCCCACGTCCGCTTGTGTCGCAAAGGCAAACACCGGCGCCGTGTCTGGCCGCTCGACGATGATGAACGTCCAGCCGTTCTTCAGCGTGTGAACGGTCGTCCTCTTTTCGAGCTCCGCGAGGCTCTGGGCCTGAACCGAGACCGCCGTCGCAAAGACGACGCCAACGGCCAGCCCCAAGAGCACTCGAGCACCCTTGAGAACGAGAACCTTGACGCACTGTGTCAAGTTTCGAGTTCTCAAGCGAGCGTCGGGGGGCGCGGCTGCAAGCCACGGCCCGCTAGAACGACAGTGCGTCATGGAGAAGTCCTCGAGAACGGCGCGTTCGGCGAACGCGCCGTTACCATGAACGACGGTGGGGCCGCCTCGCCGAGGCGAGGCGGCCGCTAGTGTCCTAGTGTCCTAGTGTGCTGTCACACCAGAATTCGCGTAGCGAGGCGGTCTTCGGACTCCTTCACCCTGCCCGGCTAGTCCAGCACCTCGCCACGCTCGCGGTCGAGGAGCTCGTCCGCGTCGGCGAGATACTCCATCTCGTGTTCCAGATCGATCTCATCCGCGGCAGGCGGCGGCGGTGGCGGCGGCTCGTCGTGCGGGATCCGGACACCCCTGTAGTAATCGTAGCCCGTGCCCGCCGGGATGAGCCGGCCCATCGTGACGTTCTCTTTCAAGCCGCGGAGGAAGTCCACCCGACCCGCGATCGATCCCTCGGTCAGCACGCGTGTCGTCTCCTGGAACGATGCCGCGGAAATGAACGAGTCGGTCGAGAGCGAAGCTTTCGTGATCCCGAGCAACATTGGCCGGCCCTTGGCTGGCTGGCCACCGTCCGCAATCACGCGCTCGTTCTCTTCCATGAATCGGAACCGGTCCACGTAGTCGTCAACGAGGAACTCGGTGTCGCCGACGTCCTCGATCTTCACCCACCGCATCATCTGCCGGACGATGACCTCGATGTGCTTGTCGTTGATGTTGACACCTTGGAGCCGATAGACCTCTTGAATCTCGTTGACCAGATAGCTCTGCAGCTCTTTCTCGCCGAGCACCGCCAGGATGTCGTGCGGATTGCTGGGCCCGTCCATCAACGGCTCGCCAGCCTGCACGCGATCGCCGTCCTGCACGTTGACGTGCACGCCGCGCGGCAGCGAGTACTCGCGCGGTTCGGCGCCCGGCTCGTCCGGGACGATGTAGACCTTCCGCAGCCCCTTGACGATGCCCCCCATCTTGGCCGTGCCATCGATCTCGCTAATGACGGCAGAATTCTCGCGCGGCTTGCGCGCCTCGAACAGCTCGACGACGCGCGGCAGACCGCCCGTGATGTCCTTGGTCTTGGTGGTCTCACGCGGGATCTTCGCCAGTACCTGACCGGCGCGCACCTCCTCGCCGTCGTCTATCATGAGGTGGGCGTGGACGGGCACATGGTAGCGAGCCACCACGGTCTTGCCGTCCTCAGACCGTATTTCGATCAATGGCTGCTTCTTCTCGTCCGGCGAGTCGACGATGATGCGTCGGGACAGCCCTGTCACCTCATCCAGCTCTTCGTGCACCGTGACACCGTCGATGATGTCGCGGAACTTCACGGTACCCGTCGCCTCCGTGAGGATCGAGATCGTGTACGGATCCCACTCGACGAGCACCTGGTCTTGCTCGACCCGCTCGCCGTCCTTGACGCGCAGGCGTGCACCGTAGACGACGGCATAGCGCTCACGGTCGCGACCCTTGTCGTCCTGGATCACGATCGACGCCGTGCGGTTCATCACGATGAACTCGCCACTACGGCCCTGGACGTACTCCAACTTGTCGTAGCGGACACGGCCGGCGTGCTTGGCCTCCTGCGTCGACTGCTCGGAGATGCGCGACGCCGTCCCACCGATGTGGAACGTCCGCATGGTGAGCTGCGTGCCCGGCTCGCCGATCGACTGCGCCGCAACCACGCCGACGGCCAGGCCGAGCTCGACCATCCGGCCCGTGGCGAGGTCCCGCCCGTAGCACCTGCCGCACACACCGCGGCGCGACGCGCAGGTCAACACCGAGCGAATCTTGACGCGCTCGAGGCCCGACTCTTGAATGCGCGAGGCGAGCTCCTCCGTGATCTCCTCGTTCACCGCCACGATGAGGTCGCCGGTGAACGGATCCTTGATGTCTTCGAGCGCGACGCGGCCGATGATGCGGTCGCGCAGCGGCTCGATGATCTCGCCGCCTTCGACAATCGCCTGCGCCTCGATGCCGTCCAGCGTACCGCAATCCCGGTCCTGGATGATGAGGTCCTGAGCGACGTCGACGAGCCGGCGCGTGAGGTAGCCCGAGTCGGCGGTCTTCAGCGCCGTATCCGCCAGTCCCTTGCGCGCGCCGTGCGTCGAGATGAAGTACTGCAGCACCGTGAGGCCTTCGCGGAAGTTCGACGTGATGGGCGTCTCGATGATCTCGCCCGACGGCTTGGCCATCAAGCCGCGCATCCCCGCGAGCTGACGAATCTGCTGCTTGCTGCCGCGCGCGCCCGAGTCGGCCATGACGTACACCGGATTGAACAGCCCGTTCCGATCCGTCTCTTCCATCTCGCTGAACATCTCGTCGGCAATCCTCTCGGTGGCCTCCGACCACAGGGCGATCACCTTGTTGTAGCGTTCACCGTTGGTGATGGCACCGTCGAGGTACTGCTGCTCGACCTTGATCACCTCCTCACGCGCCCGGTCGACGATGGTCGCCTTGTGGGCTGGGATCACCAGGTCATCGATCCCGATCGACATCCCCGAGCGGGTCGCATACCGGAACCCGACCTCCTTGAGGCGGTCCAGCATCTCGACCGTCTTTTCGAGGCCGAGGTGCAGATAGCAGTACTGCACCAACTGCTGGAGCCCCTTCTTCTTCAGCAAGCCGTTCACGAACGGCATCTCCACCGGCAGCGCGTCGTTGAAGATCACGCGACCGACAGTCGTGTTGACGATCTTGGCAGAGACCTCCTGCACGCCACTGTGGAGGACGTCCTGGTCGTCACGCGCCACAGTGAGATCGATCAGCGAGCCTCGATAGCGCAGCCGAATCGGCGTCAGCGTCTCCAGCTGGCCATTCTCGAGCGCGAGGATGACATCCTCCATGTTGCCGAAGAGACGCCCCTCGCCCTTCGCGCCCGGCTTCGCCTTGGTCAGGTAGTAGCAGCCGAGCACGATGTCCTGCGACGGCACGGCAATCGGGTGCCCATTGGCCGGCGAGAGGACGTTGTTCGACGCCATCATCAGCACAGAGGCCTCGATCTGCGCCTCCGGCGACAGGGGGATGTGCACCGCCATCTGGTCGCCGTCGAAGTCCGCGTTGAACGCGGTGCACACCAGCGGATGGATTCGAATGGCCTTCCCTTCGACGAGCGTCGGCTCGAACGCCTGAATCCCAAGGCGGTGGAGCGTCGGGGCGCGGTTGAGCAGGACCGGGTGCTCCTTGATGACCTCTTCGAGCACGTCCCAGACCTCGGGCCGCTGCTGCTCGACCATCTCCTTGGCCTGTTTGATCGTGGCGACGAGCCCACGCTCCTCCAGCTTGTTGTAGATGAACGGCTTGAAGAGCTCGAGCGCCATCTTCTTGGGCAGGCCGCACTGGTGCAGCTTCAACTCCGGTCCCACGACGATGACCGACCGGCCCGAGTAGTCGACGCGCTTGCCCAGCAGATTCTGCCGGAATCGTCCCTGCTTGCCCTTGAGCGTGTCCGACAGCGACTTGAGCGGCCGGTTGTTCGCGCCCCGCAGCACACGGCCCCGCCGGCCATTGTCGAAGAGCGCGTCAACGGCTTCCTGCAGCATCCGCTTCTCGTTGCGGATGATGACGTCCGGCGCCTTCAGCTCGATGAGCTTCTTCAACCGGTTGTTCCGGTTGATGACGCGCCGATACAGGTCGTTCAAGTCCGACGTGGCGAAGCGCCCGCCATCGAGCGGGACGAGCGGCCGCAGCTCCGGCGGCAGCACCGGGATGACATCGAGGATCATCCACTCCGGCTTGTTGTGCGACTTCCGGAAGGCGTCGACCACCTTGAGCCGCTTCGCGAACTTGAGCCGCTTCTGCGCCGACTGCTCATCCTTCATCTTGCGGCGCAACTCGCCGGCGAGCTCCTCAATCTCCACCCGCTTGAGCAGCTCTTTGATGGCCTCTGCGCCCATGCCCGCGCGGAACGCCGTCAAGCCGAACTCCTCACGCTTCTTTCGAAACTGATCTTCGTTGAGCAGCTCGTGCATCTTCAGATCCGTCGTGCCCGGCTCGATGACGACGTACGCCTCGAAGTACAGCACGCGCTCGAGGTCGCGCAGCGAGATGTCCAGCAGATGGCCAATGCGGCTCGGCAAGCCCTTGAAGAACCACACGTGGCTCACCGGCGTGGCCAGCCCGATATGGCCCAGCCGCTCCCGGCGCACACGCGCCTGCGTCACCTCGACACCGCACTTGTCACAGATGACACCGCGGTGCTTCATCCGCTTGTACTTGCCGCAGAGGCACTCCCAATCGGTGACTGGACCAAAGATCTTCGCGCAAAAGAGGCCATCTCGCTCCGGCTTGAACGTCCGGTAGTTGATGGTCTCCGGCTTCGTCACTTCGCCGTGCGACCACGCGAGAATCTTCTCCGGCGACGCCAGACTGATGCGAATGGCGTCGAAGTCGGATGTCAGCGCGCTACGTTCAGGTCTCATGGATGTTCCTCAGTTCTAGCGGACCGCGATCTCTGGCCGCGCTCCCCGACGCTCACTCGACGCACCGAACCTTGACTCAACGAGTCAAGGTTTCGCTGCCTCAAGGGTTCTAGCGGACCGCGATCTCTGGCCGCGCTCTCCGACGCTCACTCGAGAACCCTGAAACTTGACTCAAATGCGTCAAGTTTCGGGGTCTCAAGGGTTCAAACGTCGACCTCAGCAAGGCCCGGTAGGGCGTGTTCGCCGAACGCGCCGTCGTCGCACCTCATGTGGTGAGCGACGGCTCCTCGACCGGTGGCTGGACCTGTTCCGGCCGCTTCTTGAGCTTCATGAGCTCGACGTCCAGACCCAGGGCCTGCAGCTCTCGGATGAGCACATTGAACGACTCCGGCAACCCAGGCGTGTACGACGCGTCGCCCTTGACGATCGCTTCGTAGATCTTCGCCCGGCCCGTCACGTCGTCCGACTTGGCCGTCAGCAGCTCTTGGAGAATGTGCGCTGCGCCGTACGCCTCCAGCGCCCAGACCTCCATCTCACCGAAGCGCTGTCCGCCGAATTGCGCCTTCCCGCCGAGCGGTTGCTGCGTGATGAGCGAGTACGGCCCAATCGAGCGCGCGTGGATCTTGTCGTCGACCAGGTGCGACAGCTTGAGCATGTAGATGTAACCCACGGTCACATCCTGCTCGAAGGGATCGCCGGACATCCCGTCGAACAGCCGCGTCTTCCCGCTGTTTGGCAGGGCGCCACGCTCCAGCCAGCTCTTGATCTCCGCCTCGGTCGCACCGTCGAACACGGGCGTCGCGAAGTAGAACCCGAGCGCATGGGCCGCCCAGCCAAGGTGTGTCTCCAGAATCTGCCCGACGTTCATGCGCGATGGCACGCCGAGCGGATTGAGCACGATCTCGACCGGCGTGCCGTCCGGCAGATACGGCATGTCCTCTTCGGGAAGAATGCGCGCGATGACACCCTTGTTGCCGTGTCGGCCCGCCATCTTGTCGCCGACCGACAGCTTGCGCTTCATCGCGACGTACACCTTCACCAGCTTGATCACGCCCGGCGGCAGCTCGTCGCCGCGCCGGATCTTTTCCTTCTTCTCCTCGAACAGCTGGCGGATGACCTCCACTTGGCGTTCGGTCCGGTCTTCGAGCAGCCGGAGATCCTCGTCGAGACGCGGATCATCGCTCGACACCTTCGCGCGCACCAGTGCCAGGAACGGCACGTCGGCCATGTCATCAGCCGTCAGCACCGCGCCCTTCTTGAGCAGGCGCTCGCTGCCGGTCTCGCTGAACAAATCTTGACGAAGCGTCTGTCCCTGCAGCGTCGCGACGACACGCTTCTTCGTCTCCTCGTGAAGAATGCGAATCTCGTCCTGCAGGTTCTTCTCCATCATGTCGAGCTCTTCGGCCTCGATGGCCTTCGCCCGCTCGTCCTTCTCGATGCCCTTGCGCGAGAAGATCTTCACCCCGACCACGATCCCCTCGATGCCCGGCGGGCAGATGAGCGACGCGTCACGCACGTCTCCCGCCTTCTCGCCGAAGATCGCGCGGAGCAGCTTCTCTTCCGGCGTGAGCTGCGTCTCCCCCTTCGGCGTCACCTTGCCGACGAGGATGTCGCCCGGCTTGACATAGGCGCCAATCCGGATGATCCCGCTCTCGTCGAGGTCCTTCAGGTAGCTCTCGCCGACGTTGGGGATGTCTCGCGTAATCTCTTCGGGCCCGAGCTTCGTGTCCCGCGCTTCGATCTCGAACTCCTCGATGTGAATGGAGGTGTAGTAGTCGTCCTTGACGAGCTTTTCCGAGACCAGGATCGCGTCCTCGAAGTTGTAGCCGCGCCACGGCATGAACGCCACGAGCACGTTCCGCCCGAGTGCCAGCTCACCCAACTCGGTGCAGGGGCCGTCCGCCAGCACCTGTCCCTTCTGCACGCGCTGACCGACGCGGACGATAGGCCGCTGGCTGATGCAGGTGTTCTGGTTGCTGCGCTTGAACTTCACGAGGTTGTAGATGTCGGCGCCCATCTCCTTCGCCACGCCCTCGCCTTCGGCGTCGACGCGCACGACGATCCGCTGGCTGTCGACGTAGTCGACGGTCCCGGCCCGACGCGCGACGACCACGGCGCCGGAGTCGCGCGCCGTGATGTACTCCATGCCGGTGCCCACATAGGGCGCGCGCGCCTGGATGAGGGGCACCGCCTGCCGCTGCATGTTCGACCCCATGAGCGCACGGTTCGCATCGTCGTTCTCGAGGAACGGGATGAGCGAGGCGGCCACCGACACGAGCTGCTTCGGCGAAACGTCGATGAACTGGACGTTCTCCCGAGCCGCCAGCACGAAGTTGCCCGCCTGCCGGGAGTTGATGCGCTCGTCCAGCAGGTACCCCCGCTCGTCGACGCGGGCGTTGGCCTGAGCGATGAGGTACTGGTCCTCCTCCCAGGCGGAGAGATAGTACGAGAACGGCTCCCATTCCAGCCCCTTGCGGCGGCCGCGCTTGGGAGATCCCTCCTCGTCGAGGACTTCCTCCACCTTCACGAGATCCCCCACCGAGTGCTTCGATCCCTGCGGTGCCGCGGTGATAATCACGTTGTCGATCACGCGCCCGTTCTCGACCTTGCGATACGGCGACTCGACGAACCCGAACTCGTTGATCTGGGCATAGCAGGAGAGCGACGAGATGAGGCCGATGTTCGGTCCTTCCGGTGTCTCAATCGGGCAGATGCGTCCATAGTGCGTCGGGTGCACGTCGCGCACCTCGAACCCGGCACGCTCACGGGAGAGCCCGCCCGGCCCCAGCGCGGAGAGACGTCGCTTGTGCGTCACCTCCGAGAGCGGGTTGGTCTGATCCATGAACTGCGAGAGCTGTGACGACCCGAAGAATTCGCGAATGGCCGCCATGACCGGCTTCGCATTGATCAAGTCGTGCGGCATGGCGGTGGCCATTTCCTGGTACACCGACATCTTTTCCTTGATCGCCCGCTCCATGCGTACGAGGCCCAGTCGGAACTGGTTCTCGAGCAGCTCGCCAACGGAGCGGACGCGCCGGTTCCCCAGGTGATCGATGTCGTCGACGCCTGCAGGATTCCGCCGCAGCTTCAACAGGAACGTAATGACTTGATAGAAATCCTGCGGATGCAGAATCCGCTCGTCGAGCGGCGTGGTCAGCTTGAGCTTCGTGTTCAGCTTGAGGCGCCCCACCCGCGAGAAGTCGTACTTCTGCGGATTGAAGAACATGCTCTCGAACAACGAGCGCGAGCTGTCGAGCGTGGGCGGATCCCCCGGGCGAAGGCGCCGATAGATCTCGATGAGCGCCTCTTCGTGCGTGTGGATGGGGTCCTTCTTCAAGGTCTGCGACAGCACCGGTCCAATCTCGTCGCGCTCGGGGAAGAAGATGTCGAGCCGTTCGACCCCCTTCTCCTGCGCAATCGCGACCTCGCGCGGTGTGAGCTCCTCATTGGCCTCCAGCAAGACCTCGCCGGTCTGCGGGTCGACGACGTCGGACGCCGTCCATGCGCCCTCGAACTCGAATGGCTCGACCTCGATCGCCTCGACCCCTGCCTTGCGCAACGCTTCGACCGCCTGCCGGTTGATCTTCTTGCCCTTGGCAATCGTCAGCTCCGTGCCGGGAACGGTGACCTCCTTTCCCGCGCGCAGGCCGACGAGCGAGGGGCCCACTGCCCAGAACACGCCCCCGCCGCTCAGCAGCAATCTGTCGACGCTGTAGAACGCGTGCAGGATCTCATCCGCGCCGCGCAAGCCGAGCGCGCGCAAGAAGACGCTTGCCAAGAACTTGCGCTTGCGATCGATACGCACGTAGAGCAGGTTCTTGGTGTCGTATTCGAACTCCACCCACGACCCGCGATACGGAATGATCTGCCCAATGAAGAGCGTCTTGTCCTCGGAGTGGAAGAAGACGCCGGGCGAGCGGTGCAGCTGGCTGACGATGACGCGCTCCGTGCCGTTGATGATGAACGTGCCGTTGTCGGTCATCAGCGGGATGTCGCCGTAATAGACCTCCTGCTCTTTGATGTCGCGAATGGTCTTGGCGCCTGTCTCCGCGTCCTTGTTCCAGACGACGAGGCGGATCGTCACCTTGAGGGGCACGGCGTAGGTCATGCCCCGCTCCTGGCACTCCTCCACGTCGTACTTGAGCTTCATCTCAACGGTCTGTCCGCACGTATCACAGATATCTGCGCGAACCTCGCTCACCTGGCCGCACTTCGCGCACACCACCTCGTGCCCGCCGTAGGGATCGGCGACGAGCGGCGAGCCGCAACTGACGCAAGGCTTGCGCAGGTGGATCAAGCCTTCGAGGCGACCACACTTGCACTGCCAATTGCCAATCGAGTACTCGATGAACTCGAGTGACGAGTTCTCGCGGAAGTCGCTGATCGGGAAGACGGACTTGAAGACAGCCTGAAGCCCGATGTCCTCGCGCTCCTCCGCCAACCGATTCATCTGCAAGAAGCGCTCGTACGACTTCTTTTGAATCTCGATCAGGTTCGGAATCGGAACCGTCGTCCTGATCTTGGAAAAATCGATACGGTCGCGATAGACGTTAGTAGCAAGGCTGGTCATGCTTTTTGGGTCCCACGCTTAGTTCTTGGTCCCTGGTTCTTGGTTCTTGGTTCTTGGTGCGGCGACGGATATTGGTGGTTCTCATCGCGAGACCGCGCCGTGCGCTCGCTCAGCCGGGCGAGGGCGTCCCAGCGCATCCGCGCCAGCCGCCCACTTGCGCCGCCCGCACCAAGAACCAAGCACCAAGAGCTAAGAACCAATGCGATCTACTTGAGCTCGACTTTCGCGCCGACGTCTTCGAACTTCTTCTTGATGGCCTCTGCCTCTTCCTTGGGGATGTCCTCTTTGACGGCCTTGGGCGCACCCTCGACGAGATCCTTGGCTTCCTTCAACCCGAGGCTGGTCACCTCGCGTACCGCTTTGATCACGTTGATCTTGTTGGCACCGATCTCGGTGAGCACCACGGTGAACTCGGTCTGTTCCTCGGCTGGAGCGGCTGCGGCTGCCGGCGCTGCACCCGCCACGACGACCGGCGCCGCCGCAGCGGCCGACACGCCGAGCTCCTGCTCGAGCGTCTTGACCAGCTTCGACAGCTCCATGACCGAGATGTTCTTGATGTAGTCGACCACCTGTTCCTGTGTTACGTCTGGCATTCCCTGCTCCTCTCTCAATCCTGGATGCACGCACGGTAGGGACGGACCACCCCAGCGCGCGGCTGCCGCGCTGGGGACCCCGGCGCCTCACCGAGGCGTTCGGTCCACACGGCGCGTTCGGCGAACGCGCCCTACCGTCTCATGCGCATACCGCGAACACTGTCACGCCTCTGCCTTCTTCTCCGCCTGCACCAGCACGGACATGACATCGCGAAGTGGCGCGTTCAACACGCTCACCATCTGCACCATCGGCGCCTGCAGCAAGAAGAGCAGTCGCGCGTAGAGCTCTTCCTTTCCTGGCATGACCGCAAGGTCGCCAACCTCCTGCGGCACCAGCGTCTCTCCTTGCACGACCGCCGCCTTCACGACCAGCGCCGGCGCCGTCTTCGCGAACGTCGTCAGAACCTTCGCGAGACCGATAGGATTGTCTTCACTGAAGGCCACTGCGGTTGGGCCCTCGAGATAGCGCGTGAGATCTTCGAACGCTGTGCCGGCGAGCACTCGCTTCGCCAACGTGTTCTTCACCACGCGATATGAGCCCCGGACCGCGCGTACTTGTCGGCGAAGCTCGGTGACCTCGGGAACCTTGAGACCACGGTAGTCGAGCAGAATTGCCGTCTCCGCCTGCCCGAACACTTCCG
This window encodes:
- the rplL gene encoding 50S ribosomal protein L7/L12, with protein sequence MPDVTQEQVVDYIKNISVMELSKLVKTLEQELGVSAAAAAPVVVAGAAPAAAAAPAEEQTEFTVVLTEIGANKINVIKAVREVTSLGLKEAKDLVEGAPKAVKEDIPKEEAEAIKKKFEDVGAKVELK
- the rplJ gene encoding 50S ribosomal protein L10 codes for the protein MAVTRADKEAEVGTLTEVFGQAETAILLDYRGLKVPEVTELRRQVRAVRGSYRVVKNTLAKRVLAGTAFEDLTRYLEGPTAVAFSEDNPIGLAKVLTTFAKTAPALVVKAAVVQGETLVPQEVGDLAVMPGKEELYARLLFLLQAPMVQMVSVLNAPLRDVMSVLVQAEKKAEA